The DNA segment GCACTGCTCGGAAGGCCGGGTGACGCGGGACGGGTGCTCGACCGCAGGCGGCGAATCAACCGGCCTCCGTTGCCGACCGCGCTCACCGACCGCGAGCGCAGTGTGTTGCGCTTGTTGCCCACTTTGCGTTCCATCGAGGAAATCGCCGCCGACCTGACGGTCTCACCGAACACCGTCAAGACGCATGTTCGCGGTATCTACGCGAAACTGGCCGTGAGCAAGCGCAGGGATGCCGTCGCGGTCGCGATCCGGCAGGGACTGCTCTCGCCGAGGAGCGACGGAACGCTCGATTGACCCGGGTCTCTCAGCACCACGGGAAAGGTGCCTTTTGGCTCTAGGGCCCACTCTCCCGCGTTCCTAGCCTCGATGAATGGCGGCAACATCGCTGACTGGCAGGGTGCGTTCTCGATGGCAGGCACCACGCGCCAAGGTCGTTCCACCACGGGTTCCCGACTATTTCGTGCGGCGCCCCGGTTTGCGGGACCGGCTCGACGGCGCCATGGCCCCGGCGGGTGTGACGCTCGTGTGCGCCCCACCGGGATACGGGAAGACACTGTTACTCGCCGACTGGGTCGAGGCGACGGGAACACATGACAAGGCGTGGCTCACGCTCGATCCGGGAGATTTGTCGGCCGAGGGCTTCCTCAGCGCCGTGCTGTGCGCGGTCCGCGAATGCCCCGTCGTGCCAGGGGACAGCAAGATCCACGACCTTGCCGTGCGGGGCGCTCGCGACCCGGCGACGGTGCTGGCCAGTCTCGTCGACGCGATCGGGGTGCTGAGGACGAGGCTGCACCTCGTTCTCGATGACGTGCAGGTCCTTTCCGGACGGGAGACGTTCAGGACGCTGGCCGGTCTGGTCCGTGATCAGCCGAGAAATCTCCGCCTCGTTCTGGTGTCGTCGTCGGAGCCACCGCTGCCGTTCGCGCGGTTGAGGGTCGAGGGGCGGCTGTCCGAACTCGATGGGGCCGACCTCCGGTTCTCCGCGGACGAGGTGCCTTCCCTGCTGCGTCTGGCCGGTGTCGACCTGACCGAACGGCAGACCCGCAGGCTGGTGGAGCTGACCGACGGCTGGGCCGCCGGTCTGCGACTGGCCGCGAGGTCGCTGCGCGACGCACCGGACCCCGACCGGTTTCTCGATGAGTACGCGAGTCTGGACCGGACCATCGCCGATTTCCTCATCGGCGAAGTGCTTTCCCGCTTGCCGCGGAAAGCGAGCAGGCTTCTGCGGTTGCTGAGCGTGTGCGAGAACGCGACACCCGCGCTCGCGGCGACGCTGTCCGGCGAGGCCGGCGCTGGAGAGGTGCTGGCCGGGCTCGAACGCGAGAACTCACTGGTGACCGTGCACGGAAAGGACCGTCGCTGGTACCGGATCCACCCGCTCCTGCGTTCCTACCTGAACGCCGACCTGAACAGGTCGAGTCCCGAACTCGTGCCCGTGCTGCACAAGCTGGTCGCCGCCTCACTCGCGGAGGAGGGACACAACCAGGAGGCGCTGCGGCACGCGTGCCGCAGCGGTGACGGGCAGGCAGTCGTCTCCTTGCTGAGGTCGACGGCGATCGACCTGCTCCTGCTCGGCGAACCGGATCTGGTGCTGGAGGGAGTGGCCGCCGCGGGCTCGGCCTTCGCCCACGCCGATCCGTGGCTGATCCTGTTCTCGGCGTTGTCCTGGTTGCAGAAGGGCGAATTCACCGAAGCGGAGCGGGCGCTGGCCCTCGCCCGCGGCAGGTGGCCTGCCGCCGCGGGCCCGGCGCTCGTCGAGTTCCAGCGTCTCATCGTGTCGGCTCACGCCTGCGCGCTCGGCAAGCTCCCTCGCGCCGCGCCCCTCGTTCACTGGGGCGGTGGAGAAGGGTCGGCAGCCCTGGCCGCCTGGAACAGCGTCGATCGTGCCGTGCGGCTGGCCGCCGATGGCGAGCGGAGCGAGGCGCTGCGGGAGCTGCGGATCGCCGACTATCTCGCCGAGGAGAACGGCCTCACCTATCTGTCACTGCACGCCAAGGTCGCGCTGTCCTTCGTCGAGGTGGCCGGAGGGGACTATCCCGCGATGGAGCTGGCCTGTGAGCAAGCGCTTGCGCTCGCCGCGCGCGGCGGCTGGCGGCGCTCACCGTGGGTGCCGCTGTGCCGGGTCCTGCTCGGCCTGGCCAGGCTCGTGCACCTCGACCCGGCTGGAGCGCTGAGGGCGGTCGAGGGAACGGCTTCCTCGACGTGGCCGATGGTGAGGTTCGCGGGCGAACTGGTCGCCGCGACCGCCGGTTTCGACAGGGGAGAGCGGGCTGTCGGGCTCGACCGGCTGCACGCCGCGAGAAGGGAACTCGGGGACCGGCCTCTCGACGCGGCACTGGTGGCCATGGCGGCACTCACCGAGCACAAGTGCGCACTCGACCTGAGCCGGTTCCCGCTCGCCCGCGAGGTCGCCGGCTGGGCGGCGGGCCGGCTCGGTGCCGGAAGGGAAAGCCACCTGATCGAGGCGAGAACCGCGTTCGCGCACGGCGATCTGGACGAGGCCGTACGGTCGCTGCGCCTGTTGCGGGAATGCGAGCCACCCGCTTTGGTGCCGACGACCGACGTCGAGGCCAGCCTGCTCGAATCCACGATCGCGCTCGCGGTCCATCGCAGGACGCTGGCGAGGCAAGCGCTCGACACCGCGCTCCGGCTGGCGGAGCCGGCCGAGGTGCTGCGTCCCTTCGCCTTCGTCGATCAGGGCGTGCGCCGCCTGCTCGTCGAGCAGCTCGGTGGATTCGGCAGCACCAACGGCTTCGCGGGCAAGGTCAGGACGGTACTGACCGGATTCACCGAGGAGCGGGCGGAGACGGCGAGGCTGACCACGAGGGAACTCGCGGTACTGCACAGCCTGACCTCCTCGCGCCAGCTCGACGAGATCGCCTCGCAGCTCAGCGTTTCGGTGAACACCGTCAAGACCCACGTGAGGGCGATCTACGCCAAGCTGGGAGTGAACAGTCGCAGGCAGGCCGTCGTCGCGGCGCGCGAGCGAGGACTCGACTGAGCCCGGCCGGGCCCTCATCCGGTGCGGGTGGTGCCCGCCGGGGGAGACACGCGTGAGCATCGGCGCATGAGCTTGCTCCGCACCGGCCAGGACGGCGCCGGGTATCGCCCCGCCCACGCCGCGGATCTGCACATCACGGCGTGGGCCCTGACGAGAGAGGGCTGTTTCGCGCAGGTCCTCGCGGCGCTCACCGACAGCTGGGTGCGGCCCCGGCCGAGGACGGCGACCGCGACGGCTCAGCACGAGGTGCGGGCCGGCACCGACGACGAGCTGCTCGCCGGGGTTCTCGGCTGCGTCATCGCTCGTATCCGGTCACTGGGGCAGGTGCCGGTGTCGACCAGGGTGAACGTGATTCCCGGCGGGCTGCGGGTGACCAGCGCGGTGGCCGACCTCTCGGCGATCGTGTCGTCGGGGCCGATTCCGAAACGGGTGTCGGCGCCGCATTGCCGTTGCACCCGGGGTGACCGGATGTGGTGCTGCACCGCGCGAATCGATCTGTGACGACGCCATGTCGGCAGGAATCCGTCGTGGACGGCAGCCCGGTGACCGGCTCACCCCTGACGGACGATGCGCCGGAACCGTTACCCCAGGGGCAATGGCTCCACGGGGGTGGTCGGCGCGCGAGCGAACCGGAGGATGGCATGACGGACAAGACGGCGGCATCGGGAGCGAGCATCGCCGACCACGGGATCGTCGGCGATCTGCAGACGGCGGCACTCGTCAGCACGCGAGGGTCGATCGACTGGTTCTGCTGCCCGCGATTCGATTCCCCGAGCGTCTTCGGCGCGTTGCTGGATGAGGACGGCGGGCACTTCGGCATCCGGCCCGCGGGCGGTGAGTACACCACCAGACAGGCTTATCATCCCGACTCCGCCGTGCTGATCACTCGTTTCTTCACCGAGAGTGGAGTCGGCGAGGTCGTCGACTTCATGCCCCCGCTCACCGGGGCCGCCACGAGTGGCCACCGGATCGTGCGCATGCTCCGCTGTGTCAGGGGAACGTTGCGCTTCCTGGTCGAGGTCGCTCCTCGCTTCGACTACGGCCGCCAGCGGCACGAGGCAGGGCGCGCCGGAGCCGGAGTGCTGTTTTCCGCGGGCGGCTCGACGATCGCGCTGCATCCGGTCCGCGAACCGGGCGAGGAGTACCTTGCCGCCACCGAGGTGACCGGCGGTGACGTACGCGTCGACATCGAACTGACCGCTGGACAGGTCCGCGGTGTCGTGCTCGAATCCGATCCCGACGGCCCGCCGCGCGAGATCAGGCCAGCCGAGATCGGCGCGCTCTTCGATCGGACCGTCGGCTTCTGGCGCTCTTGGCTGGCCGGGTCCACCTACCGCGGCCGGTGGCGCGAGGCGGTGACCAGATCGGCGATCACGCTCAAGCTGATGACCTACGCCCCGACCGGCGGCATCGTGGCCGCCCCGACGATGGCGCTACCCGAGCAAATCGGTGGTGAACGCAACTGGGACTACCGCTACACCTGGGTGCGGGACGCGTCCTTCTCGGTCGGCGCGCTGCTCGGACTAGGGCTGTTGGACGAGGCACGGTCCTTCGGCGCGTGGCTCGGCGACAGGGTGCGGGAGCGAGCAGGCGGCCCCTCCGGCCCGCTCAAGATCATGTACCGGGTGGACGGCACGTCCGAGCTGAAGGAGGAGGCGCTGCCGCACTGGTCCGGTTACCGTGCGTCCCGCCCCGTGCGGGTGGGTAACGACGCCGCCGATCAGTTGCAGCTCGACATCTACGGGGAGGCGCTTGACAGCGTCTTCATCGCCGACCGGGCGGGGATCGGGCTGCCGTTGCGGGGCTGGGCCGCCATCGCCGACGTACTGGACTGGGTGAGCAGGAACTGGCAGCAGGACGAGGAGGGGATCTGGGAGACGAGGGGAGGCCGCAGGCCCTTCACCTACGGCAGGCTGATGTGCTGGACCGCCCTCGACCGAGGGATCCGGCTGGCCACCGAGCACGGCCGTCCGGCCGAACTCGCGCGATGGACGAGAGAACGCGACCGGATCCACGAGGAGATCCAGGAAAAAGGCTGGCATCCCGCGCGGCACGCGTTCGTCCAGCACTATCACACCGACGTCGTCGACTCGGCGTTGTTGCGGATGCCCAAGGTCGGCTTCGTTGCCCCGCGCGATCCACAATGGCTGTCCACATTGGACGTCATGAAGCAGGATCTGGTCACCGACAGCCTGGTGTACCGCTACGACCCGGCTGCCTCACCGGACGGGCTGCGTGGCGAGGAGGGAACCTTCTCGTTGTGTACCTTCGCCTACGCCGAAGCGCTGGCCAGGTCGGGGCGGCTGGAACAGGCGTGGCTCGTGTTCTCGAAGATGCTCACCTACGCCAACCACGTCGGCCTCTACTCCGAGGAGATCGCGCTGACGGGAGAGCAGGTCGGCAACTTCCCGCAGGCATTCACCCACCTGGCTCTCGTCGACGCCGCGCTCGCGCTCGACCGCGCACTGGACGCGGCCGGCTGAGGGAAGGGCGGCGTTCGGCGAGCACGGCGTTGAGCACGTGACCGAGCACCACGAACCTGGCCAACAGCGTCAGCCACACGAGCAACGCCGCCGCGACCCCCAGCGTCCCGTACAACTCGGAAGCGCGGCTGAGCTTCGCCGGAAGCACGTAGGCCGCGACGAGCCGCAGGACTTCCAGACCGGCGACGAAGACGAGCGCGCCTGGCAGAACCTCCGCGAAGGAGGCGGCGGTTCCGGTGCGCATCAACAACACGGCCAGCGGCACGAGCACCGCCAGCACGCACAGCGATGCCACCGGAACGGGAAGTCCGGCGGCCGAGTGGAGCAACGGCCCGGCGACGCAGGCGACGGTGAAACCCAGCATCACCGCCGTGTACCTGGCCGATCTGCGCAGCAACAGCCGTCCCGAATCGCTCTCCGCTCCCGGCCTGATGCGCTCGTTCATGCCGTCGAAGGTCCGGCTCAGCGCGACACCGGCGAGACACAGCGATGCGGCGCCGAGCACGGCGAGCACATACCGGCTCTGCTGAGCTTGGATACCGATCTGCTCGAACACACTGCCGGTGACCGGGCCGAGGCCGGTCCTGCGGACCAATTCCCTGTTGTGCCCAGCCCCGAAGCCAAGCAAGGCGACGACCAGCAGCGCGCACGGCAACAGCCACAAGAAGAGCCGGAAGGCCAGCGCGGCTGCCAGCAGCCTGCCGGAACTCCGCCGGTCCCGCTGGGCCACCTCGATCGCGACGGCGACCGGAGGGTGCCGTTCGGCCGCGTTCAGGAGCGCCGCCCGCAAGCGCAGGCGCTGTGTCCGGATGATCACCCGCACGCGGGTCACCGCAGCGGCCCGGCCCCGTCATGCCGGTGTTCGCGACTCGCTCTCCGGCGTGAGCACGGCCAGGATGATCAGCACGTCCAGTGCGATGACGATGATGCTCCACAACGGGCTCGCCGCGACGAACACGAGCTGTGCCAGTGCGTTGAACCCGGCCAGAAGCACCGCGACCACCTTGGCCCACTCGGCGCCGAGGAACAACGCCACTCCGGTGGCCGCCGCGAAGACGCCGACGCCGAGGTGGATCCAGGACCACGCGGTGATGTCGAAGACGAGCGTCCCCATGGGGCCGGTCACGTAGTAGCCGGAGCGGAAGAGCCCGACCAGGCCGATGACGGCGTTGAACACGCCGGCCAGCGCGAGCAGGGTGCCCGCGGCCAGCAGTCGGCCCGATGCGGCCAGCCGGATGCCACCGGCCCGGGTTCCCGTGTGCTCGGGCGAGGCTGACGCGCGCATGACAGGCCCCTCTCAGCCGAGTGCTTCGGTCAGCACCCTGCTCCGGGGGAACGAGAGTCACGTCGCCCGTGGGGGGTGAGCCGGGCCGGTCAGATCCGGTTGCGGGCGATGAGCTGTGCCGCGATCACGTTGCGCTGGATCTCGTTGGTGCCCTCACCGACGATCATCAGCGGCGCGTCGCGGAAGTAGCGCTCGACGTCGAATTCCTTGGAGTAGCCGTAACCGCCGTGCACTCTGATCGCGTCGAGCGCCACCTGCATCGCGGTCTCCGAGGCGAACAGTTTCGCCATCCCGGCTTCCATGTCCGCTCGTTCGCCCGCGTCGAGCCGTTCGGCCGCGTCGAGGGTCAGCAGCCTCGCCGCCCGCATCTTGGTCGCCATGTCCGCGAGCAGGTTGCCGACCGACTGGTGTTTCCAGATCGGCTTGCCGAAGGACTCCCTTTCCTGCGCGTAGGCGCACGCGGCGTCCAGCGCCGCCTGCCCGACACCCAGCGCGCGAGCGGCGACCTGTACGCGGCCGACCTCCAGCCCGCGCATCATCTGCGCCCAGCCTTCGTTCGGCCGCCCTCCGAGTACGCCCTCGGCCGGTACCCTCCTGCCTTCGAAGATCAGCTCACACGCCTCGATGCCGCGATAGCCGAGTTTCGGCAGCTTCTTGGAGACGGTGAGCCCATCGCCCGGCTCGGCGAGCAGGACGCTCATGCCGTGGTGAGCGGGTTCGGCCTCGCTGTCCGTCACGCACAGCAGCCCGATCAGCCCGGAATGCGCCGCGTTCGAGATCCAGGTCTTCGACCCGGTGACCGACCAGCCACCATCCTCCGGCACCGCACGGGTTCGCATCGCTTGCAGGTCGCTTCCGCCGCCCGGCTCGGTCAGCGCCATCGTGGCACGCAACGTGCCGTCGGCCATCCTCGGCAGGTAGTGCTCGCGCTGCCACGGCGTGCCGAACGTCTTGATCAGATAGGTGATGACGGAATGTCCGCCGATCGCCCCGGCGAGGCTCATCCAGCCGCGGGCCAGTTCCTCGGTGACCCGCGCGAAACACGCGGTGCTGACGTCGATTCCGCCGTACTCGGCCGGGGTGAGGAGACCGAAGAAGCCGAGCGTCTTCATCTCGTCGATGAACTCGGCTGGATAGATGTCGTCCTCTTCGAATTCGCGCACGCGTGGACGCACGCGTTCGTCGACGAATTCCGACACCAACGCGACGATCCGTTCCTCGTCCTCGCCGAGTCTCATTGCCGGTCCTTTCCGTGCTGCCGCCGCGCGTCGCGCACCAGTGTCCCGCCGACGATGAGCCGCTGGATCTCACTCGTGCCCTCGTAGAGTCGCAGCAATCGCACGTCGCGGTAGATCCGTTCGACCGGCACATCCCTCATGTACCCGGTGCCGCCGTGGATCTGCACCGCGAGATCGGCGACCTTTCCCGCCATCTCGGTGCAGAACAGCTTCGCAGCCGAAGGTCCTTTCCTCGTGTCCTCGCCGGTGACGTAGCGCAGCGCGGTCTCGCGCACCAGTGCTCTCCCGGCCATGACGCCGGTGTGCTGGTCGGCGAGCATGGCCTGCACGAGCTGGAATTCGCCGATGGGCGTGCCGCCCTGGGTGGCGGAAGCGGCGTAGGCAACGGATTCGTCCAGCGCGCGTTGCGCGGTGCCGACCGCGAGCGCGGCGATGTGCACTCGTCCCCGCGCCAGCGACGTCATCGCGGCGGCGTAACCGGTGTCCTCGTCGCCGCCGACCAGTGCGGACGCGGCGACTCTGACCCCGGAGAAGGTGACGTCGGCCGTCCACGCGCCCTCCTGGCCCATTTTCCGGTCCCTGGCACCGACGCCGACACCGGGCGTGCCGGCCGGGACGAGGAAGACCGCGATGCCCGTTCCGGAGGCGTCGGCCGGTCTGGTGCGGGCGAAGACGATGAACAGGTCGGCGACCGGGGCGTTGGTGATGAACCGCTTCTGGCCGTCGAGAATCCAGCCGTCGCCGTCCCTGCGAGCCGTGGTGCGCAGCCCTGCCGGATTGGAGCCCGCACCGGGTTCGGTCAGCGCGAACGACGCCACCACCTCGCCGGAGGCGATGCGCTCCAGCCACTCGCCCTTTTGTTCCGCGGTGCCGAAGTTGACCAGCACCTGGCCCGCGATGCCGTTGTTGGTGCCGAACATCGACCGCAGCGCCAGCGACGTATAACCAAGCTCCATGGCCAGTTCGACGTCCTGGGTCAGGTCCAGGCCGAGCCCGCCCCACTCCGCTGGGATCGCGTAGCCGAACAGGCCCATCGCGGCCGCCTGCTCGCGCAGTTCGCGCGGAATGGCGTCGGTGTCGGCGATCTCCCGTTCGCGCGGTAGGACCGCCGACCTGACGAAGTCGCGGACGACGGCGAGAATGGCGCCGAAGTCCTCGTGGCTCACCTCGGGAGTGTGTCCCTTGCCGGCCGGCGATGTCAGCATGTGCAGTGTTCTACCAGATTTTGCACCTCCCGCGGATTGCCGACAAGCCACGCGCCGAGTTCTGTGGTTGGTTCATCAGCTCCAAGTGGAATCAGCGCTGTTCGTCGTGCCGGGTCGCTCCGTGGTGGCGTCGGAGGACAGAGCCGCGACGGCGGGGGACTTGGACTCGTATCGGACTACTGTTGCTCGCAACTGGGCGGCATAAAGATAGATGTCCTCGGCGGAGAGAACCGGTACACGGGTCTCGACCTTGTTCTCGTCGAAGACGCCGAGATACTTTTTGAACGATTGAACCAAAGTCGGGCGATCGGTTTTCTGTTGTTGTTGTCGAGCAGGACTCCGAAATACGTTTTCGTATCTCGGGCTACGATCCTGGATGGCGCTACGTCGCCACATGCAATCGCCTTGACTATGCGATAGCCTTCCAGCTCTTCCTCTGTTGTGGTTATTCGTTCCGTGTTTTCATTTGCTTCTGGCTCGACGGGAGAGTCATTATTCCTGGTATCAGTCGGCGCCTTTTGTTCCGGTGCTGTGCCGCTGGAGACGCTGACATAAGCGTCGGGTCCGCCGAGAGCGTTCTTCAAGCGATCATTGACCTGTTCGTTCAAGAACTGGCCCATGGCTTTTTCGACCAGGGGGAGAAACTGGTCTCGAACCCGCTGGGTGAACGAGCCGTCGTAGACGCGGTTCGTCAGGAGTCGGACCCACTCTTCTTCTGGTTTTCTGAACTGTGCCGCCAGGATACGTTTGAGTTGCCCGATGTACTTGAGTTCCCCTGCGGCGCTGATCACGGAATCGAGGTTGAACGAATCCTTGGCCAGCTTCGCCAGTTCGGGAAGGAGGGTCGCATCGATATCGGAAAGATCCAGTACGAGAAACGGCTTGGCGTCCATCCGGTTTGGTGCGTCCAAGTCGGTGTAGAATTCGTACGCCTCACCATTGGTGAGGATTGCGATCCTGGCGTTCGTGGCCGCGAAGTATCGGAATAGCTGCGATGCATGTTCGATCCGAAGCGGGTCGTTTATTTTCTTGACCTCGACCAGTACTTGGACCTGTCCGTCGTGCGCGATCGCGTAGTCAATTTTCTCCCCCTTCTTGGTTCCTACGTCTGCCGTGAACTCTGGAATCACTTCGGAAGGATTGAATACGTCGTAGCCCAATACTGTGCTGATGAAGGGCATGACAAAGGCGTTCTTAGTCGCTTCCTCGGTTTCTATTTCAGCCTTGTGTTTTCGGATCTTCATCGCCAGTGCCTGGGCGCGTTCTGCGATCTCCATGTCCCGTCCTTCTTGGCCGCAAGGCCGCGAGCTTGTGGGGTAGGGCCCTTCCCGGTTTGCTCTCAGATCGGGGTTGTCCGACATATTGTTACGCGGGTGAAGACTCGGCTCCGTCGGTGGCGCTAACCGCGTGGCCGGCTCAGCGAAGGTATGCGACGGTCCAGCACCGTCGCGAAGTGACTGTTGTGCCTGACCTGTTGAAAGACCACGGTGAACTCGTTTTGGGATCAATCCGATCGGCTCGGCAGCCGGATAAGTTGCAGTCCGAGGCGCGTGCTGATGTGGACCGCGCTTGTCGATGGTGGTATAGCGGCCTTCGGAAGTCACTGTGGGGCAGTTGACGGTCGCCTTGATCATCCACAGTGGACATATTGATTCCCGTGGGACCGAAAGTTTCTCGGTACCACGGGAATCTCGCTATGGTCAGACGATGGCGCCGCAGCTTCGCGGGTCGGTGTCCAGTCGCGGGTCGTCGCCGGGAATGGCTTCGTACTCGAAGCGCTGCACTTCCCTCGCCACCCCGTCCTCGACGTGGTAACGGATGCGGGTTCCGTCGAAGAGTGGAACCTCGCCCGAGGAGTCGACGAGCCGTGCGTTCAATGCCTCCAGGTCGCGGTCGCCGGTGTCCGGGTAGTCGAAGCAGTTGTAGCCCGATCTCGCGGCGGCACCCCCGCCTTCGTAGACCTGCAACCGGGAACCGTCGGGGTTGGCGACCGGGAAGATCTTGCCCCTGGCCGGGTCGTAGTACCAGGCGTTGAAGGTGACCGTGTTGGCGCCGACGTACTCGGCGACCATGATCTCGTGTGTTCCGTCGCTGTTCACGTCGACCGGACGCGGTTGCTGCAACGGATAGCTCGCGTCGCCCTCGATGGTGACCTCCACCGGTCCCCCCGCAAGCGCGAAGGTCAGCGTCTGGCTTGTCGGCGACACCTCGGTCAGGGTGACGTCGTCGAGGCTGCCATCACCGTCCACATCAGCCTGTACGGTGTGCGATTCGTACTCGTCCGCGACGGCGGTGGCCGCGGTGGTGGCCGTCAGTGCCACGCCGAGCACTCCGACGGCGCCCGCCGCGAGAAGCCTTGTCATGGAGCCGGACATGGTGTTCCCCCAATCCACGGGCGCCGCGTCGCGCCCGCCTTTCGATTGCCGTACATGGGGATAACGTCCTTTTCGGCGCCGGGGTTGTCCGTGGTTCGTACCTCATGGGGAAGTCACCCGTTGGAGACCGACGATGTGCGCTCCGACCAGCGAGGGCGTCTCGCGGTGACCGGAGCCCGGTTCACTATCCGGCGCTCACCTTGTGTTTGCCCGCGTCACCGCCGGGTTCGTCGGCGGGCGGCTCTTCGAGGTCGATACTGCTGCGCAGCATGGTCGGCTTGAGCGCGACCGCCGCCGCGACGCCCAGCAGCGCGATCACCGCCGAGATCAGGAAGATGTGCCCCGTGGCGTCGCCGTAGGCATTGCGCACGATGCCTTCGATCTCAGGCGGCAGTTGTTCGAGGTTCAGGTTGCTCGTGCTCCCCATCGCCGTCGAAGGGAGCCCGGCCGCTTCAAGCCCTTCCCGGACGCTGGCCAGGACCCGGTTGGCGAGAACGGCGCCCAGCACCGAGACTCCCACCGTGCCGCCGAGTGAACGGAAGAACGTGATCGACGCGCTCGCCGCGCCGATGTCCTTGAGCGCCACGGTGTTCTGCACGGCGAGCACGAGGTTCTGCATCGACATGCCGACCCCGACGCCCACCAGCACGATCCCTGCCGACACGATGATCATCGAGGTGGAGTTGTCGACGGTAGCCAGCACGGCGAAGCCCGCGACGAGCACGATGGTTCCCGCCACGATGTAGGGCTTGATCTTGCCTGTCCTGCTGATGATCTGGCCGACCACGGTCGAGGACACCAGCACACCCGCCATCATCGGGATCATGAGCAGCCCAGCCTCCGTGGGGCTGTAGCCCCGGCCGACCTGGAAGTACTGCCCGAGGAACACGGCTCCGCCGAACATCGCCATCCCGACGGCGAGGCTGGCGAGAATGGCCAGCGCCGGGGTGCGCCTGCGGATG comes from the Prauserella marina genome and includes:
- a CDS encoding LuxR C-terminal-related transcriptional regulator, yielding MAATSLTGRVRSRWQAPRAKVVPPRVPDYFVRRPGLRDRLDGAMAPAGVTLVCAPPGYGKTLLLADWVEATGTHDKAWLTLDPGDLSAEGFLSAVLCAVRECPVVPGDSKIHDLAVRGARDPATVLASLVDAIGVLRTRLHLVLDDVQVLSGRETFRTLAGLVRDQPRNLRLVLVSSSEPPLPFARLRVEGRLSELDGADLRFSADEVPSLLRLAGVDLTERQTRRLVELTDGWAAGLRLAARSLRDAPDPDRFLDEYASLDRTIADFLIGEVLSRLPRKASRLLRLLSVCENATPALAATLSGEAGAGEVLAGLERENSLVTVHGKDRRWYRIHPLLRSYLNADLNRSSPELVPVLHKLVAASLAEEGHNQEALRHACRSGDGQAVVSLLRSTAIDLLLLGEPDLVLEGVAAAGSAFAHADPWLILFSALSWLQKGEFTEAERALALARGRWPAAAGPALVEFQRLIVSAHACALGKLPRAAPLVHWGGGEGSAALAAWNSVDRAVRLAADGERSEALRELRIADYLAEENGLTYLSLHAKVALSFVEVAGGDYPAMELACEQALALAARGGWRRSPWVPLCRVLLGLARLVHLDPAGALRAVEGTASSTWPMVRFAGELVAATAGFDRGERAVGLDRLHAARRELGDRPLDAALVAMAALTEHKCALDLSRFPLAREVAGWAAGRLGAGRESHLIEARTAFAHGDLDEAVRSLRLLRECEPPALVPTTDVEASLLESTIALAVHRRTLARQALDTALRLAEPAEVLRPFAFVDQGVRRLLVEQLGGFGSTNGFAGKVRTVLTGFTEERAETARLTTRELAVLHSLTSSRQLDEIASQLSVSVNTVKTHVRAIYAKLGVNSRRQAVVAARERGLD
- a CDS encoding archease, encoding MSLLRTGQDGAGYRPAHAADLHITAWALTREGCFAQVLAALTDSWVRPRPRTATATAQHEVRAGTDDELLAGVLGCVIARIRSLGQVPVSTRVNVIPGGLRVTSAVADLSAIVSSGPIPKRVSAPHCRCTRGDRMWCCTARIDL
- a CDS encoding glycoside hydrolase family 15 protein — encoded protein: MTDKTAASGASIADHGIVGDLQTAALVSTRGSIDWFCCPRFDSPSVFGALLDEDGGHFGIRPAGGEYTTRQAYHPDSAVLITRFFTESGVGEVVDFMPPLTGAATSGHRIVRMLRCVRGTLRFLVEVAPRFDYGRQRHEAGRAGAGVLFSAGGSTIALHPVREPGEEYLAATEVTGGDVRVDIELTAGQVRGVVLESDPDGPPREIRPAEIGALFDRTVGFWRSWLAGSTYRGRWREAVTRSAITLKLMTYAPTGGIVAAPTMALPEQIGGERNWDYRYTWVRDASFSVGALLGLGLLDEARSFGAWLGDRVRERAGGPSGPLKIMYRVDGTSELKEEALPHWSGYRASRPVRVGNDAADQLQLDIYGEALDSVFIADRAGIGLPLRGWAAIADVLDWVSRNWQQDEEGIWETRGGRRPFTYGRLMCWTALDRGIRLATEHGRPAELARWTRERDRIHEEIQEKGWHPARHAFVQHYHTDVVDSALLRMPKVGFVAPRDPQWLSTLDVMKQDLVTDSLVYRYDPAASPDGLRGEEGTFSLCTFAYAEALARSGRLEQAWLVFSKMLTYANHVGLYSEEIALTGEQVGNFPQAFTHLALVDAALALDRALDAAG
- a CDS encoding YhjD/YihY/BrkB family envelope integrity protein: MRVIIRTQRLRLRAALLNAAERHPPVAVAIEVAQRDRRSSGRLLAAALAFRLFLWLLPCALLVVALLGFGAGHNRELVRRTGLGPVTGSVFEQIGIQAQQSRYVLAVLGAASLCLAGVALSRTFDGMNERIRPGAESDSGRLLLRRSARYTAVMLGFTVACVAGPLLHSAAGLPVPVASLCVLAVLVPLAVLLMRTGTAASFAEVLPGALVFVAGLEVLRLVAAYVLPAKLSRASELYGTLGVAAALLVWLTLLARFVVLGHVLNAVLAERRPSLSRPRPVRGRARARRRREPGG
- a CDS encoding DUF7144 family membrane protein; translation: MRASASPEHTGTRAGGIRLAASGRLLAAGTLLALAGVFNAVIGLVGLFRSGYYVTGPMGTLVFDITAWSWIHLGVGVFAAATGVALFLGAEWAKVVAVLLAGFNALAQLVFVAASPLWSIIVIALDVLIILAVLTPESESRTPA
- a CDS encoding acyl-CoA dehydrogenase family protein, yielding MRLGEDEERIVALVSEFVDERVRPRVREFEEDDIYPAEFIDEMKTLGFFGLLTPAEYGGIDVSTACFARVTEELARGWMSLAGAIGGHSVITYLIKTFGTPWQREHYLPRMADGTLRATMALTEPGGGSDLQAMRTRAVPEDGGWSVTGSKTWISNAAHSGLIGLLCVTDSEAEPAHHGMSVLLAEPGDGLTVSKKLPKLGYRGIEACELIFEGRRVPAEGVLGGRPNEGWAQMMRGLEVGRVQVAARALGVGQAALDAACAYAQERESFGKPIWKHQSVGNLLADMATKMRAARLLTLDAAERLDAGERADMEAGMAKLFASETAMQVALDAIRVHGGYGYSKEFDVERYFRDAPLMIVGEGTNEIQRNVIAAQLIARNRI
- a CDS encoding acyl-CoA dehydrogenase family protein, encoding MLTSPAGKGHTPEVSHEDFGAILAVVRDFVRSAVLPREREIADTDAIPRELREQAAAMGLFGYAIPAEWGGLGLDLTQDVELAMELGYTSLALRSMFGTNNGIAGQVLVNFGTAEQKGEWLERIASGEVVASFALTEPGAGSNPAGLRTTARRDGDGWILDGQKRFITNAPVADLFIVFARTRPADASGTGIAVFLVPAGTPGVGVGARDRKMGQEGAWTADVTFSGVRVAASALVGGDEDTGYAAAMTSLARGRVHIAALAVGTAQRALDESVAYAASATQGGTPIGEFQLVQAMLADQHTGVMAGRALVRETALRYVTGEDTRKGPSAAKLFCTEMAGKVADLAVQIHGGTGYMRDVPVERIYRDVRLLRLYEGTSEIQRLIVGGTLVRDARRQHGKDRQ